In Geotrypetes seraphini chromosome 11, aGeoSer1.1, whole genome shotgun sequence, the genomic window TTAGTATATGAGAGGACAGTGAGACTGCATTCCTGACGAGGGGGGGAGGGGCTCCAACCCAAATGAAAGCAAGGCGTTCGTAATTCACAGAAGGGAAATTGTTCTGCATATGAAACCTTCGTGGAATGTGGGAGCTTTTGCTCACTGCAATCCTGGGTTAGATTTGATAACAGGGCGCTTATGTCTTCAGAAATCAATATATTAGGGGGGGTCTAGTGTCCTAGAAAGCATAGGCTATAGATTTACACGTGCATGTGATGCTGTCCAGTCCTTTGGGTTTCTTTCCAGCTCTCATGTTCTTAACTTCACGTGTTAtatgacataacataacaaaccAAAAACCTCTCATTTCGATGCAGTTAACAAATACAAGAACTGTACATGCACGGGGTAATGCATATTTCAATTACAGAATACTGATTTATAAAATTTGGCAAAGAAATGAGTTTTAAGCATTCTTCTAAAAGTTTGATACGAACAGAAATTAGATCTCAATCCttgtacaccagcattcttcaaagcaaagcttgcgtgtcagtggttgtggccattcatactctgattcttccctctctctttaaagaatgacatgacgatggtttcccgcggttatccgcggggacgggaacagtgatgaattttgtcaccatgtcattctcttttaAGGATGTCTCATTGCTCTCCATCCAGAACCAAAACCTTCTCCATTATCACAGAGACTCTCCTCCAGAATTAATCTCAGGGGTATCCCAAAGTcataaaataaatcagttttatTTCTATGACCTTGATGTTCTCGTACGTGCAAGGGGCGGTAGCAGTCTTTGTGATGAAATAGACATTAATTGAGGTAGTTGCTACGGAGAATAAAAGTCACAGACTCGAGTGGCCACATTCATCCATGAAAGTCACGAATACCAGCAGGTTTATATCTAATCATGCAATAAAACAGTGAATACATGTTAGTGAAAACTGCCTGCTCACTGTTCTAATCAAGCCCATATTATTACCCTCACTCCAAAAACGTGTAGGCAGACTCCTGACAAGTTTTTATGTCAGCGTCAAAAGATACCATTTGTCCAGTCTCCGTATTTTAGAAGTCAGAATCATCATAAGTGTATAATCCAGTCTCTGGAAGTCAGTtgtttctcctttgcttttttgaACTATTTGTATAATCTGAAAGAAAGCAAAGCCCCAACCTGGCACTGTAGCAACAAGTGACAGGATCCGTTGTCTTCTCGTCTGGGAAAAATGCATGCTTTTGCCCTAATTAACATTTCCCTTCAACAGAAAGGTACACGTTCCCACTTAAAGCTGGCTACTTAGTGTTCTTAATTAGCAAAGCTAACGTTCGAATGAACTGTGTACAGTTCAGTTTGACGAAAGATTCAAGAATGGCCTTAAGCCCCTCAACCTTCATTAATGAGGTCCCAGTCAACCTTTGTCAGCAAACACAGAATCCCATATTTTAATGAGCTTCTGGTGAGAAACCTTTAACGCAAGTAAGCGATTTAATTTAAGAATTTAGTAGATGAAAATTcagcctttttaaaaatgcttcAAGGAACTGAGACAGACAACGAGATATAATTATCTATGTTATGAGAATACATTATACTAAAGGATGTTTCTTGAGTTGGTCCAGAACAGATTTTGACAGACGGGCTGGCTTCACCTGCGACATGTCTCGCACTTCTGACCTGCTGTCCTGGGCACACTGCCTTTACCAAATGTCTTTTGAAGGTGTCACTTAAGAGGATATAGATCAGAGGGTTGATACAGCTGTTTGCGTAGCCCAGACTGATTGCCACGTTGTAGGCATAGAGGAACGTGACCGTGGGTTGGGTAATTTTAAGATGGACCAACTGCAAGAAATAATAGGGTGCCCAGCAAAAGAAAAATGCCAAGCAGATGGTCACAGATGTTCGGGTAATCTTCCTCGTTCTAGCCCTGATGTTTCTTTGGGGAAGGGGAACCACCACACAAGAAATGTGCTTTTGGATTTTAATATAAACTATACAGATTATAAGAAAAGGAATGACAAAGGCAAGAAAAAATTGGTAGAGTGTGTACCAGTAGATGTCAATGGAAAGATTGGGGAGGATGATGCCACAGCCAGCGTTGCCATCGGACAGCTCAATCAACTGGGTGTACATGACCACCGGGATGATGGTGATCAGAGACAAAAGGCACAACATTAAAATCACCACCCCAGCGGCACACGGAGTCCTCACATATGAAGATCGAATGGGGTGAACCGTTGCCAAGTAGCGGTCGACGGACATCGCTGTGAGTATATATGTGCTGGCAAATTGGCTGTTGGCATCCAGCGCTGTAATGAAGGTGCACATGGCGGCTCCAAAGTGCCAAATCCCATTACCTAAGAGCTGGTGAATAAGGAAGGGCATCCCCAGTAGAAAGAGCAGATCTGTCGCAGAGAGACTGACGATGAAAATGTCGGCTATGTTATGGCTCCCCTTGGGCTTCTTGTTAATGGTGTAGATCACGATGCAGTTCCCAATGATGCCCAGCAGGCAAATGATGCCAAAGATGACAGGAAGCACCGTGCTGCTCCTCTCGTTCCTCTCCTGGACATCTGTAAGGTAGAAGTAGAGAGTAAGAAACCTTAATATCCCTTCAGAAGCTCATCCCGCACACCTTTTAGACATTAacgcccaaattctataaaattggACACCCAATTTACAGAATAAGGTTGGTTGTGCATGTAACTTCATTTAATAATTGGTTGCTAATTGGAGTTAATTAGAAACAACTGGCAGTTGTGCAAGCGACTATTCTAGAAGCTGAAAACGCAATCTCCGTGGGAATGATCACGCGAGATGAGCCAGGACGAAAAATAGCCAAGACTTTATTCTATTGTTAAAAGTCAACACCTCTGTGATTGCGTTCGATTGAACATGGACCAACACGGATCATGTTTTGGCTTCTaagtcttcctcaggagtccaattGTGTATCAATCAATAAAAAAGTCAACATTTGCTTTTGGGTCCTTTCACTCCTTGGAAAGTAAAATACCTCTGTAGGCGTGATTCTGACACCtacatattttcttttaaaagctttatttttttcatttttaacagTTATCAACTTAATTTGGGTCTCAATAGGTGCCTACCATttataccatttatagaatttggatctATGTCATTAAGTGCCAAAGTTAAGTGTGTGAACACTTAAAGCAGCCttttaagttacagggaaatacttttaaatccaataggaggaaatattttttttcactcagagaatacttaagttctggaatgcgttgccaggggttgtggtaagagcggatagcgtagctggttttaagaaaggcttggacaatttcctgggggaaaaatccatagtctgttattaagacatggggaagtcactgcttgccctggatccatagcatggaatgttgctactctggggattcttgAATCTTGCTATCTTTGGGGATTctttatggaatgttgctcctatttggggttccggaatcttgttaatctttggggattctgcatggaatgttgcacctacttggggttttggaatcttgctaatctttgagattcatcagtgacgcggcagagagaaggccccggcagggaagtccacgaagcagcccgttcagagcgctacTGCTGTTTTAGAGGCTTCGGAGAGGAGGTATGTCaggctcacagtgggagggtcggtggggttccattgcacagagggatgggagggagggatagaaagatgctgcagagggaaggcccattcagagcactgctgcTCTTTTTTGGAGACCTtggagctgctgcacaagggggatgggtgagaggcgaggaaagatgctgcacggggtagggcgggggggggggagagaaaggaaagaggaagaattggggtgaaggagaggaagggagagatgattggcaaatcgggcagcactagtgtcgggGGTAGATCTTAACtaaggcttattttgggggtagggcttatattaggaccatCTTTacaaatcatgctagggcttattttcggggtaggtcttatttttggggaaacacagtacttatcatttctgtagcgctgcTAGACATGTGTAGCTCTATCCCTTTATGTTTTCAGAATGTAAGCCACCCCGAAGGTCTGTCCAATGGGCGGGATAGAAACTTGACGCCTCAAGTCAAAAAGGCGCTCCCTCAACAGCTCTGGCAGCAAGGGCCACGTCAGAAGATACATGGAACCGACAGAAGGGGGCATCCAGCTTTAGCCTCCTATCCTCTTCACCATAATGATAAACACAGCCACGGTAAAGGTTGGGCAGCATCTTAGTCAGCGGGCGCCATATTGCTTCTCCCTTTAAATGGGCAAACAGAGAAGACCATTTTGCATAGAAAGGTAGCCCAGCAGTCTGGCTCGTTAAGAGCCCTGCTGTTTTCTAAGCTGCATAGGTACAGCAAGGACCCTTCACCAGTTCACTGCTTAGATCTGTTTGTCTCACTCGAGCGAACAATACATCTCCGGAAGTGTGGAATTTAGGCAGGTGTGACCAGAAACACATTACacttctccatccctatttgcggggttaggggcagagttatttacgaataacttttgggccggctctgacccacccccggaccttacctggtggtctagcggtgatgtggggcaggagcaatcttcctacgctcctaccgtgctgtgagttcccgtggtctcacaagactacaacaggaactcccaatgtagtcttgtgagaccacaggaactcacagcacggctctgcacagggcaggagcgtaggaagatcacccCTGCCCTGCGTCACTGCTAGACTACCCGGTAAGGTCCCTGCTCCTGGGGCGGCTGCTCGCCTCCGATCACCTCCTCTTCCTCTAATTGCCCCTCtccgcctctgatcgcctcctCCTTTGATTGCCTCTCTACTCGCTCCAATCCAAGTCCCGGGGCCATTTTTTTTCGATGCGGGATGCCAACGGGCGATTCTCAGAGGGGGGGCCTGgggaaaaaattgtgaataatttaAACCGCGAACGTTGACACctcgaatagggagggggaagtgtaactcCATCCAGCACTGAGGAAAATGATGCTTTGTTTGGGAAAATGAATCTTGACTTTGCATCTCATGGCCAGTGACGGCTACAGGGAGGAAGGTCATCTCTGCAAGATATTTCCTTTTAAATCTGTGCAATTAAGACCTGTTCTCTGCCTCTCTTACTTTGTTCAGTTTTGTGTCCAAAGCACCCGATCAttagtttaacgaggctgccgcTGAGACACAGAATCTCACCAGAGCAGTAATTACACTCCATCAGAGAACATTCTTCCTTCTCCACCTCATAGGATCAATAAAAGTTCTTTTCTCTGGGTGATACTTGTTATTTTTGTGGCCTGAGATGTATGCAAGGGCTCTGCAGAGAACACGGGTTATTCAGATGTATTCTTTTCATGTGTGCTGCTGGATTTACTAATTGAAAAGAGGGGCTTGGGATATAGAGAATACAGAAACAGCCCTTGGTGATTTGCATCGGTTAAGATTTTGCAGGGTGGAGGGATAACAGAGCATTTGGTTTCTGGAAGACCTGATCTGTTATATACTGGTTTTCTTAGTATAGACAGTTCAATAAGTTGGCAAAGTattctgggatttgtagtccaaatttaaaaaaattttgttgatacaacatttttaaaaaggccAAGATGACTTCAATTGGGAGTCTGAAATCTCAGGACTGAGCTTTAATGGGCATCAGGGTAACATAAAGCCAATTTTTAGAAAGTTCAATAAGTTGGCAAAGTattctgggatttgtagtccaaatttaaaaaaattttgtcgatacaacatttttaaaaaggccAAGATGACTTCAATTGGGAGTCTGAAATCTCAGGACTGAGCTTTAATGGGCATCAGGGTAACATAAAGCCAATTTTTAGAAAGTTCAATAAGTTGGCAAAGTattctgggatttgtagtccaaatttaaaaaaattttgtcgatacaacatttttaaaaaggccAAGATGACTTCAATTGGGAGTCTGAAATCTCAGGACTGAGCTTTAATGGGCATCAGGGTAACATAAAGCCAATTTTTAGAAAGTTCAATAAGTTGGCAAAGTattctgggatttgtagtccaaatttaaaaaaattttgtcgatacaacatttttaaaaaggccAAGATGACTTCAATTGGGAGTCTGAAATCTCAGGACTGAGCTTTAATGGGCATCAGGGTAACATAAAGCCAATTTTTAGAAAGTTCAATAAGTTGGCAAAGTattctgggatttgtagtccaaatttaaaaaaaattgtcgatacattttttaaaaaggccAAGATGACTTCAATTGGGAGTCTGAAATCTCAGGACTGAGCTTTAATGGGCATCAGGGTAACATAAAGCCAATTTTTAGAAAGTTCAATAAGTTGGCAAAGTattctgggatttgtagtccaaattttaaaaaaatttgtcgatacatttttttaaaaggccAAGATGACTTCAATTGAGAGTCTGAAATCTCAGGACTGAGCTTTAATGGTAATCAGGATAGCATAAAGCCAATTTTTACTTACAACTGGGCTTATCTGGTTGCTATTTTGATATAagagatcttcaaaaagtttatgcaatttaatttttttaaacactattaacacacacacactcctttttacaaagctgtgttaggcttttttatcactggccgcggCAGCATTAGTtctgacgctcttaggaattgtatgagcatcagagctaataccgccacagctggtgataaaaaaaaaaaagcctcacatggcttcgtaaaaggagccctaaatatctcaaacacaaattacatcactttttccCAGCATCCTACCTTCTAaatgggtgacgggactaaatcgcgcgagacaacggcgcgccgaaaactgagcgcagacaactgagcgcaaggttgacggcgcgccgaagaacactattttaaagggctccgacgcggggtgttggtggggaacccccccactttacttaacagacattctgctggcgttgtggggggtttggggggttgtaacccccacattatacttaaaactgaactttttccctaaaaaacaggcaaaaagtttcggtttcaagtataatgaggggggttacaaccccccataacgccagcgcaatgtctgttaagtaaaataggggggttctccaccaacaccccccgtcggaaccctttaaaatagtgcttttcttcggcgcgccgtcaaccttgcactcagttgtctgcgctcagttgtcggcgtgccgttgtctcgcacgattttgtctatgaacctctaaatgccatcagaaaagaatgttttttgtTGAGCGATAAAACATGACCGTGCGGAAAATGTTGGAAGAGCCCTCGTAATAAAGTGACTAATGACAGACAGGCTGATCTTATGTATAaggtgctaccagacatacgcagcattgtacattaaacaaacaaaaaaagagccCCTGCTTGAAAGCTATTTCTGTTTCCCTCTTTACATTTTGCCTTTTCTAAAACAAATTGTCGTTCCACCCCCGCTGTTCATATGTACCTGTTagtatacgtacttgtattgtcTAAAAAGCcgtccaatatctctcttcacttatctccccttatcTTCCCCCACCCCAATGATCCccgttcatcgggcaagcccctcttacctgtacccttctcttccactgccaactccagactccgtcccttctttcttgcggcgccgtatgcctggaacaggctgcctgaatcgatTCGTCGTACTCCATCCctggcagcgttcaaatccaagctaaaggcccacttttttgaaactgccttcaactcttaactcccactcactgctgtcagatacctagacccactgtatcatttcctctaccgtaatcaccccaaccctgagatgtcccgtCTGTCTGTCCACATTAGATTGGAAGCAGggtctgtctattgtatgttaaatgtgcAGCGCTGCGCAAGCCTTTCGACGCTATAGACTTTATTATACAAACTACACTGTCCCTCAACTTTCAAATCATTTACGCTTCCAAACTTTGAGGCCTTATTATTTTGTATTGCCTCACTCAGTACCTCCTATCTTTCTTCTGAACCCTGACCAGCATTCTCGGTTAAGAAATTAATATccacacctttttgatatagctttcaatccttaaccccactcctctgccctccaacccagtcagctgattaaccgttcccgttaactgtatccatgacatcatgtttgtcttgtctggttagattgtaagctctttcgagcagggactgcctttttcgtgactctgtacagcactgcatatgtctggtaacgctacagaaataattaatagtagtagtgtgaagagtttcagtctttgggaagcagagctgagattgtgatgtcataatgcctcgttccaccaataagagccaacctcagcagtgatgtcacaatggcttgattgtcctggactcccctctgccctccaacccagccagctcattaacccttccccttaactgtatccatgacatcctgtttgtttagattgtaagctctttggagcagggactgtcttctttgtgactctgtacagcactgcatgtgtctgggaacgctatagaaataattaatagtagtagtgtgaagagtttcagtctttgggaagcagagctgagattgtgatgtcataatgcctcgttccaccaataagagccagtagtaataatagtaatagtagtaataattTTTAAGTTGTttcactttttatgttcttataaaaaaattttcttgtACTTCGCTTAGAAACACTTGATAAACGATCagttcaaattttaataaaacttcaaacttaaacttgaaagagcttacaatgtaattaTGGCAAACGGGACAAAAAGGGCGAATCTACGCTCGTTGAtcaggtagggaattacaaagggaatgatGGGATGAACAGAGTAGTGGGCCATTGAGGGGATGACAGATATCCATTTCTGATTCTACCCCATCACACCTATGAACTTGTAATTCCTACAGTTCTTGGAGAAATTtggaggttgatattcaaaacaatGTAAGCAGCTAGAAATGGCTCATGGCTAGTTCAATTGTTGGTGCGGGGGAGCTCCCTTTATAGACTAGCTTGTAGGGCCGATGCTCGCAACTAAAATAGGGCACCGGAACTTACGCctactgaaaccaggtgtaaatgtTGGTCCGAAAGTTGggtgtgcattagagaatgacacggggacaaagtttgtccctgtcccgtccctgcaggTTCCAACTCGGTCTCCATCCCCCCCGAGCTCTGTCTCCGGTCCCCacggactctgtcctcatttgaacaagcctcaaaacacttatgattttatatttaaatctttttactaaagtataaaaagggacaatattctgtacaactgtttagaaatcacaaatagagccttccattttgatctggttttggtacaaccttcccaaagattcatttgcctatgtttttacatcatctgggaaggtaactggatcgtctttcagacatggacatagaagagaacctaaactgtgcaGTGGATGAACACACTTGTTAACTACACCGGTCtttatacatggaatatatctagtctgggcttctaggatggtatttttgaagaaCATCCACACCTCATGTAAATTTTTGAtgtaagtttattttttttttacctttctccttacaaggttgtgagttcaattcctactgcagctccttgtaactctgggtaAGTCAGGGGAAAAttttataagaagcgcccaaaagttaggcgctgatataggcaacgttcagcgcgattcaaataCAATTGgatgctgtttagtgaattgcactgagtggcacctattttaGAGGCACCCAacaaataggccagctctaggcacaactaaaatgtAGGCGGCCATGTGAGCgcctaagcacgcttaagagcagcgattctgtaacaaggtgcctaacatgcatagcgcctatttttttgacggccgctaaatttttagaggcaccttgttacagaatcgctctttcttgataagcGCCTACGCTTTGATTAGTGCTgactaaaaagcttaattgggcttgggccttaatacttcattgccccaagtacaaaaataAGTACCTAAACTATATAAAccactacaaagagacctgaacaaactgagcgagtgggcagaaagatggcagatgagcttcaatgtagagaaatgtaaagtcttgcatatagggaaaggtaacccgatgtacagctatacgatgggagggagggtactgggggaaggcaacctagaaaaagacttgggggtgctggtggataaaacaatgaagccggcggcgcaatgtgcagcggcttcaaagaaagcgaacagaatgttgggcattatcgtTTCACTactagaacgaaggaagtcatcctaccactgtattgagcgatggtgtgctcgcatctggagtactgcgtccaatactggtcgtcgtaccttaagaaggatatggcgatactcgagagggtccagagaagagcgactaggatgataaagggcatggaaaacctttcgtatgctgagaggctggagaagctggggctctttaccctggaaaagtggagacttagaggggacatgatagagacttataaaatcatgaaaggcatagagaaggtggagagggacagattattcagactagtggggacaacaaaaacaagagggcactcagaaaaactgaaaggagacagattcaaaatgaatgctaggaagttcttcttcactcagagggtggtggacacctggaatgcgctcccagaagaggtgataggacagagtacgatattgggtttcaaaaagggtttggatgatttcctgaaggagaaggacattgaagggtacagatagagggtaactctACAGGATACTAAATGAATAAGGAATAcacgatttaggtaaaggatcacttacaggtcatggacctggggggccgccgcgggagcagacgatggacccctggtctgacccggcagaggcaatgcttatgttcttttgattGAAAGTGATATATCAAGTCGCATCTCCTTTTCCCTAACAGGAGTAAGAAAATGTCCAACCACTGAACTGTAACCGCAGTGCAACCTACCCTGGCATCAGTTGAATTGTGGAATTTGAATTAAACTTCCCCAGTAGTCCTGTGCGTAGCTCCCACTTCCTCGAGTTTTTATGAAAATTTGATTCTAtcgcttatcaaatttctaagcgagtttacaaatAAAAtgtaaagggaaaaaataaaaacgCCACTAACAATGCAAATATCAGAAAAAGAAGATAAAACATCTTTAACCACATGGCGTACTTACAATTGTACAGACTAGACTAGACTAACAAGAAACGATAGGTAGATGGGGAGGAAATGCAACTGAAAATAGGACAGAAAAACACTGAAGGAAAGAAGGGTAAACGCTGCTCATTGATGTGAGAAGGAATGAAAAAGGATTAGATATTAAAAGCTTCTTAGAAGGCCTTCGAGCAGGGAGAGTGTTCCTATCTTCATGTTGGCTATTGGTTCTACATATCACAACAGAGAGGGACAAGGAGGGGGGCTGTCCGCCGGCTCCcccctcttcctcttccccctcctccccctcatcaTGTGTgtgcctcccctccccttccccatatcTCTGGTTGTtcactgctcctcgtgaccccagcAGCtgtcccactgacatcacttccaggtccatgcgtaggaagtgatgtcagagggagagcacgctgaagttgttactcgcggtggtgaacaactagagggaaagggaaggggcccACATGCGCGGCAGGGGGATAGGGGAAGTAGGGGGGCAGGGGATGGGCGCCTCCACTCTGGGCATGTCTCAAATCCAGGGTTCAAATCATGCACAGAAGATACAACAATTTATCAAGAAAAGCAATGTCATCTTGTAACGATGGTTCAGGTGACATCCAAACTGGgtgtgggagggggttagtggggagtggggggggtcataccttaattcagtggtccccaaccctgtcctg contains:
- the LOC117369152 gene encoding melanin-concentrating hormone receptor 1-like; the protein is MDFSGVSNCTALPAPDVQERNERSSTVLPVIFGIICLLGIIGNCIVIYTINKKPKGSHNIADIFIVSLSATDLLFLLGMPFLIHQLLGNGIWHFGAAMCTFITALDANSQFASTYILTAMSVDRYLATVHPIRSSYVRTPCAAGVVILMLCLLSLITIIPVVMYTQLIELSDGNAGCGIILPNLSIDIYWYTLYQFFLAFVIPFLIICIVYIKIQKHISCVVVPLPQRNIRARTRKITRTSVTICLAFFFCWAPYYFLQLVHLKITQPTVTFLYAYNVAISLGYANSCINPLIYILLSDTFKRHLVKAVCPGQQVRSARHVAGEASPSVKICSGPTQETSFSIMYSHNIDNYISLSVSVP